One segment of Solanum stenotomum isolate F172 chromosome 1, ASM1918654v1, whole genome shotgun sequence DNA contains the following:
- the LOC125877224 gene encoding RNA demethylase ALKBH9B-like isoform X1, whose product MAGDYSRWSPEPRDFKAMLKKLSHEQILQVLSEGLCSYCEEVIESRVNNLNLIQRRVDEMALSNVNVADSSAEFLRGNSSDDVISPKRKLNADADADADADAYTPSPQVGDSTNSGRSKRFVSASSTLAINKQPVSDLSNFEIKLNDGPSRSVVGDGLVEDQKEFIRFSQVGRRKDFVHYENVNEKQINVLKGLELHTNVFNPNEQKEVVELVYSLQRMGQKRQLRARTYSEPRKWMRGKGRVTIQFGCCYNYAVDKNGNPPGIVRDEEVDPLPPLFKKMIKRMVRWHVLPTSCVPDSCIVNIYDEGDCIPPHIDHHDFVRPFCTVSFLAECKILFGTTLKIINPGEFSGPFSLPLPLGSVLIFNGNGADVAKHCVPSVPAKRISITFRKMDVSKLPYRYTPDPELVGIQRLVPPPSSDSSRNRHHAKNDKFPKSEENKVFSNEDEFPPLGKSTSSSRRSRR is encoded by the exons ATGGCCGGAGATTATAGCCGATGGTCGCCGGAGCCGCGGGATTTCAAAGCTATGTTGAAGAAATTATCACATGAACAAATTCTTCAAGTTTTGTCTGAAGGGCTATGTTCTTACTGTGAAGAAGTTATAGAGTCTCGTGTAAACAATCTCAACCTTATTCAAA GAAGGGTAGATGAAATGGCATTATCAAATGTTAATGTTGCAGATAGTTCTGCAGAATTCTTGCGGGGGAATTCATCTGATGATGTAATTTCACCAAAGAGAAAGCTGAATGCTGATGCTGATGCTGATGCTGATGCTGATGCTTATACTCCCTCTCCACAAGTTGGCGACTCAACTAACTCAGGAAGGTCAAAACGATTTGTTAGTGCCTCGTCTACACTGGCGATCAACAAACAACCAGTCTCTGACctttcaaattttgagattaAACTAAATGATGGACCTAGTAGATCAGTTGTAGGCGATGGTTTAGTGGAGGATCAGAAAGAGTTTATTAGGTTTAGCCAAGTTGGCAGGCGAAAGGATTTTGTTCATTATGAGAACGTTAATGAAAAGCAAATAAATGTGCTTAAAGGGCTTGAGCTTCACACTAACGTTTTCAATCCCAATGAGCAAAAGGAGGTAGTCGAACTTGTTTACTCTCTTCAGAGAATGGGACAAAAGCGACAACTTAGAG CACGAACATATTCTGAACCAAGAAAGTGGATGCGAGGAAAGGGCCGTGTCACCATACAATTTGGTTGTTGTTATAATTATGCTGTG GACAAAAATGGTAATCCGCCGGGCATTGTTAGAGATGAAGAAGTGGATCCACTGCCTCCTTTATTCAAGAAAATGATTAAGAGAATGGTTAGATGGCATGTTTTGCCAACGTCGTGTGTGCCTGATAGTTGCATCGTAAATATTTATGACGAGGGTGATTGCATTCCTCCTCATATTGACCATCACGACTTTGTTCGACCTTTCTGCACAGTATCTTTCTTGGCAGAATGTAAGATACTCTTTGGCACAACCTTAAAGATTATTAATCCTGGAGAGTTCTCTGGTCCTTTCTCCTTACCTCTTCCTCTCGG GTCAGTGCTCATTTTCAATGGTAATGGAGCTGATGTTGCTAAACATTGTGTGCCTAGTGTTCCAGCTAAAAG AATTTCCATTACTTTCCGTAAGATGGATGTCAGCAAATTACCATATCGGTATACTCCTGATCCAGAGCTTGTAGGAATCCAGCGTCTTGTTCCTCCTCCATCATCAGACAGCTCAAGAAATCGTCACCATGCTAAAAATGACAAGTTTCcgaaaagtgaagaaaataagGTGTTTTCCAATGAAGATGAGTTCCCTCCTCTAGGAAAGTCGACTTCTTCTAGCCGTAGAAGTCGCAGATAA
- the LOC125877224 gene encoding RNA demethylase ALKBH9B-like isoform X2, producing MAGDYSRWSPEPRDFKAMLKKLSHEQILQVLSEGLCSYCEEVIESRVNNLNLIQKFLRGNSSDDVISPKRKLNADADADADADAYTPSPQVGDSTNSGRSKRFVSASSTLAINKQPVSDLSNFEIKLNDGPSRSVVGDGLVEDQKEFIRFSQVGRRKDFVHYENVNEKQINVLKGLELHTNVFNPNEQKEVVELVYSLQRMGQKRQLRARTYSEPRKWMRGKGRVTIQFGCCYNYAVDKNGNPPGIVRDEEVDPLPPLFKKMIKRMVRWHVLPTSCVPDSCIVNIYDEGDCIPPHIDHHDFVRPFCTVSFLAECKILFGTTLKIINPGEFSGPFSLPLPLGSVLIFNGNGADVAKHCVPSVPAKRISITFRKMDVSKLPYRYTPDPELVGIQRLVPPPSSDSSRNRHHAKNDKFPKSEENKVFSNEDEFPPLGKSTSSSRRSRR from the exons ATGGCCGGAGATTATAGCCGATGGTCGCCGGAGCCGCGGGATTTCAAAGCTATGTTGAAGAAATTATCACATGAACAAATTCTTCAAGTTTTGTCTGAAGGGCTATGTTCTTACTGTGAAGAAGTTATAGAGTCTCGTGTAAACAATCTCAACCTTATTCAAA AATTCTTGCGGGGGAATTCATCTGATGATGTAATTTCACCAAAGAGAAAGCTGAATGCTGATGCTGATGCTGATGCTGATGCTGATGCTTATACTCCCTCTCCACAAGTTGGCGACTCAACTAACTCAGGAAGGTCAAAACGATTTGTTAGTGCCTCGTCTACACTGGCGATCAACAAACAACCAGTCTCTGACctttcaaattttgagattaAACTAAATGATGGACCTAGTAGATCAGTTGTAGGCGATGGTTTAGTGGAGGATCAGAAAGAGTTTATTAGGTTTAGCCAAGTTGGCAGGCGAAAGGATTTTGTTCATTATGAGAACGTTAATGAAAAGCAAATAAATGTGCTTAAAGGGCTTGAGCTTCACACTAACGTTTTCAATCCCAATGAGCAAAAGGAGGTAGTCGAACTTGTTTACTCTCTTCAGAGAATGGGACAAAAGCGACAACTTAGAG CACGAACATATTCTGAACCAAGAAAGTGGATGCGAGGAAAGGGCCGTGTCACCATACAATTTGGTTGTTGTTATAATTATGCTGTG GACAAAAATGGTAATCCGCCGGGCATTGTTAGAGATGAAGAAGTGGATCCACTGCCTCCTTTATTCAAGAAAATGATTAAGAGAATGGTTAGATGGCATGTTTTGCCAACGTCGTGTGTGCCTGATAGTTGCATCGTAAATATTTATGACGAGGGTGATTGCATTCCTCCTCATATTGACCATCACGACTTTGTTCGACCTTTCTGCACAGTATCTTTCTTGGCAGAATGTAAGATACTCTTTGGCACAACCTTAAAGATTATTAATCCTGGAGAGTTCTCTGGTCCTTTCTCCTTACCTCTTCCTCTCGG GTCAGTGCTCATTTTCAATGGTAATGGAGCTGATGTTGCTAAACATTGTGTGCCTAGTGTTCCAGCTAAAAG AATTTCCATTACTTTCCGTAAGATGGATGTCAGCAAATTACCATATCGGTATACTCCTGATCCAGAGCTTGTAGGAATCCAGCGTCTTGTTCCTCCTCCATCATCAGACAGCTCAAGAAATCGTCACCATGCTAAAAATGACAAGTTTCcgaaaagtgaagaaaataagGTGTTTTCCAATGAAGATGAGTTCCCTCCTCTAGGAAAGTCGACTTCTTCTAGCCGTAGAAGTCGCAGATAA
- the LOC125853550 gene encoding uncharacterized protein LOC125853550, which translates to MGHIIAIFHHGGRIYKGQYVSKLGNIVFSIDKDHFSLTELKSYAKDIGYDEVDAFFTEDPITHNFVKIESDNQLYNFVKDLWSGSFFKLFLKHVTVKKGGSTATPSLGPFSVENNNQELGNCSRVSHTEHGINGEGEVEQPLNEENDDSLNFEEDNLDDVPDQDDSEVDEELRAFREKLREDKQNEAAKQKKRTKKLSKDQGVELGEVGIDKGFENIFTNKAAKFNGKLGGDEVFIDSSDEPSKDSDEELDVLAQPGVDLPSRRKSNKLRYDSSSSVSFFELGMIFESATQFRKAVADYAVQHKVQLRLKPNESHRVRVKCEGKCKWEIFASLDKDSGNFFVKKYYPAHRCISKNKNRLCTAKYVEMKMRDRIISQPDMRVHKLQETLKKEWGLKVGRSICFRAKMNVIAKFLGDWKLEFSRLLDYADMIKSTNPGSSCWVRTDNETVNGLHLFKYFYVCFAALKNGWLEGCRKIIGLDGCFLKGACRGVLLVAVGKNGNNQMYPIAWAVVDQETKHSWSWFLNYLIEDLQLGDGSGITVMSDMQKGLEVAVEVLLPNAERRMCARHIWANWQKRWRGEERRKAFWRCAKASFEVKLRDEFEYLGKLGDRICEALLGYNKEYWCRALFSERSKCDVVENNMCETFNSWIVGPRHKSVISMLEDIRHKMMDRHGDMIKFVDTWIGDISPMARLILEENKEIGRTLRVNWNHDIGFEIQEGEYRHIIDMTRKTCSCRLWQLRGIPCQHAVCALYHIGQEPEDYVEHWYKKDTFLRAYKYFLQPISNMIMWPDTNNPPVEPPEVKPMPGRPGRCRRKDKDEPRKKKWGKASKNGVKMSCSKCHQVGHNKRTCKSVPSQQPTQQPARPFQQPPVRQPSQPPLRQPSTRNASSLCADTSKVKGRKKKEPIASATSSSVGMPPPSSVGMPPAPSVGRKRTRDVGFGVYTDIQTGRQVINQGRSSERVISSGTGIAFKDASQTNVDLGFKPPGLKWKGKDAMTRNQLQQLSKKKVQSKSKGKWVP; encoded by the exons ATGGGTCATATTATAGCTATTTTTCACCATGGAGGTCGCATTTATAAAGGTCAATATGTGTCGAAATTGGGAAACATCGTATTTAGCATAGATAAGGACCACTTCTCTTTGACCGAACTGAAATCGTATGCAAAAGACATTGGATATGATGAAGTTGATGCTTTTTTTACTGAAGACCCTATTACCCATAATTTTGTCAAGATAGAAAGTGACAACCAACTATATAACTTTGTTAAAGATTTGTGGAGTGGGtcattttttaagttgtttttgaAGCATGTGACTGTTAAAAAGGGGGGGTCCACTGCTACACCTTCTTTGGGACCATTTTCtgttgaaaataataatcaagaattgGGAAATTGCTCTAGGGTTTCACACACTGAACATGGTATAAATGGGGAAGGTGAAGTTGAACAACCattaaatgaagaaaatgatgatTCTCTTAACTTTGAAGAGGATAACTTAGATGATGTTCCAGATCAGGATGATAGTGAAGTTGATGAAGAATTGAGAGCTTTTAGAGAAAAACTTAGGGAAGACAAACAAAATGAAGCTGCAAAGCAAAAAAAGAGAACTAAAAAACTCTCAAAGGATCAAGGTGTTGAGCTTGGAGAAGTTGGCATAGATAAGGGATTTGAGAATATCTTCACCAATAAGGCAGCCAAATTTAATGGGAAATTGGGAGGTGATGAAGTGTTTATTGATTCATCAGATGAACCAAGTAAAGATAGTGATGAGGAGCTAGATGTTCTAGCACAACCAGGTGTTGATTTACCTTCAAGAAGAAAAAGCAACAAATTGAGGTATGATTCTTCTTCATCCGTTTCTTTCTTTGAGTTGGGTATGATATTTGAGAGTGCAACTCAATTTAGAAAGGCTGTTGCTGATTATGCTGTTCAACATAAGGTTCAGTTAAGGCTTAAGCCCAATGAATCTCATAGAGTTAGGGTAAAATGTGAAGGGAAGTGTAAATGGGAAATCTTTGCAAGCTTGGATAAAGATTCTGGAAATTTTTTTGTGAAGAAATACTATCCTGCTCATAGATGTATTTCAAAGAATAAGAACAGGTTGTGCACAGCCAAATATGTGGAAATGAAGATGAGGGATAGAATAATATCTCAACCTGACATGAGAGTTCATAAGCTTCAAGAGACACTAAAAAAAGAATGGGGCTTAAAAGTGGGAAGATCAATATGTTTCAGGGCAAAAATGAATGTTATTGCCAAGTTCTTGGGTGATTGGAAGCTTGAGTTTTCAAGGTTGTTAGACTATGCTGACATGATTAAGAGTACAAATCCTGGGAGTTCTTGTTGGGTTAGAACTGATAATGAAACAGTCAATGGCTTACACTTGTTCAAATATTTCTATGTTTGCTTTGCTGCATTGAAAAATGGATGGCTGGAAGGTTGTAGGAAGATTATAGGATTGGATGGATGTTTTTTGAAGGGTGCTTGTAGAGGAGTATTATTAGTGGCTGTTGGAAAAAATGGAAACAATCAAATGTATCCAATAGCTTGGGCAGTGGTTGATCAAGAAACTAAACACTCTTGGAGTTGGTTCTTAAACTATCTCATTGAAGACTTGCAACTTGGTGATGGAAGTGGCATAACAGTCATGTCTGACATGCAAAAG GGTCTTGAGGTAGCAGTTGAAGTCTTACTTCCTAATGCTGAAAGAAGAATGTGTGCAAGACATATTTGGGCAAATTGGCAAAAAAGATGGAGAGGTGAGGAAAGGAGAAAAGCATTTTGGAGGTGTGCCAAAGCTAGCTTTGAGGTTAAATTGAGAGATGAATTTGAATATTTGGGAAAATTGGGTGATAGAATATGTGAGGCATTGCTTGGATATAACAAAGAATATTGGTGTAGAGCTTTATTTAGTGAAAGATCAAAGTGTGATGTGGTGGAAAATAATATGTGTGAAACATTTAATTCATGGATTGTTGGTCCTAGACATAAATCTGTGATTAGTATGCTTGAAGATATTAGACATAAAATGATGGATAGGCATGGAGATATGATTAAGTTTGTAGATACTTGGATCGGTGACATTTCACCTATGGCAAGattgattttagaagaaaacaaagagattGGTAGGACACTAAGGGTGAATTGGAATCATGACAttggatttgaaattcaagaagGAGAGTATAGACACATAATTGACATGACTAGAAAGACATGTAGTTGTAGGTTGTGGCAGTTGAGGGGCATACCTTGCCAACATGCAGTTTGTGCCTTATATCACATTGGGCAAGAACCAGAAGATTATGTGGAACATTGGTACAAAAAAGATACATTCCTAAGAGCTTATAAGTACTTCTTACAACCCATCTCCAATATGATAATGTGGCCTGACACCAATAACCCACCAGTTGAGCCTCCTGAAGTGAAGCCGATGCCTGGAAGACCAGGTAGATGTAGAAGAAAAGATAAAGATGAACCGAGAAAAAAGAAGTGGGGGAAAGCATCAAAGAATGGAGTGAAGATGTCATGTTCCAAATGCCATCAAGTTGGGCATAACAAAAGAACTTGTAAATCAGTG CCCTCTCAACAGCCCACACAACAGCCTGCAAGGCCTTTTCAACAACCACCAGTGAGGCAGCCTTCACAACCACCATTGAGGCAGCCTAGCACTAGAAATGCCTCTTCTTTATGTGCAGATACTTCAAAGGTtaaaggaaggaaaaaaaaggagCCAATTGCAAGTGCAACATCTTCTTCAGTTGGAATGCCACCACCGTCTTCAGTTGGAATGCCACCAGCTCCTTCAGTtggaagaaaaagaacaagagATGTGGGATTTGGTGTTTACACAGACATACAAACTGGAAGACAAGTGATTAAC CAAGGAAGATCAAGTGAAAGGGTTATCTCAAGTGGAACAGGGATAGCATTTAAAGATGCATCACAAACAAATGTTGATCTTGGATTCAAGCCACCTGGTTTGAAATGGAAAGGAAAAGATGCAATGACTAGAAATCAACTTCAACAATTGTCAAAGAAAAAGGTGCAAAGCAAATCCAAGGGCAAGTGGGTTCCATAA
- the LOC125877238 gene encoding cocosin 1-like isoform X2: MDLILSSKKADKTIVEVEGVGGYYTWSSSQFAVLSQKKIAAGLLVLQHRGFALPHYADSSKIAYVCEGECTAGLISPEDSKEEVVKIQKGDTLPVTVGTVSWWYNAGDTKLTIIFLGESSEDYTPGEYCYFFLTSAAGMLNGFSNELIAKCFHMNKTESEKLMKDQSSLNLLIKINESIQMPNSSNSAKRKLVYNLDGAKPCVEVKNGGHLSSVSGKNIALLGEVGLSANRVVLEGGAVLGPIFTADWSIHLSYITKGSGRVVIVGLFGKVVLDTKVEEGELFFVPKFFPFVVEADEGGIEFFSLKTSSKQTYGELSSGKKSIWEAASPSILEASLNMTPDLIKSFKSKIAKGAVIAPPSTI; the protein is encoded by the exons aTGGATTTAATATTATCATCGAAAAAAGCCGATAAAACAATAGTGGAAGTTGAAGGAGTTGGTGGATACTACACTTGGTCAAGTAGCCAATTTGCTGTTCTTAGCCAGAAAAAAATTGCTGCTGGTTTATTAGTTCTTCAGCATCGTGGCTTTGCTTTACCTCACTATGCTGATTCCTCTAAAATCGCTTATGTTTGTGAAG GTGAATGCACTGCTGGACTGATCTCACCAGAAGATTCAAAAGAAGAAGTAGTTAAAATACAAAAAGGGGATACCCTACCAGTTACTGTGGGAACAGTATCATGGTGGTACAATGCTGGTGACACTAAACTCACTATAATTTTCTTGGGAGAATCGTCTGAGGATTATACACCTGGAGAatattgttatttctttttaactAGTGCAGCTGGTATGCTTAACGGATTCTCTAATGAATTAATTGCTAAATGTTTTCACATGAACAAAACTGAATCTGAAAAACTTATGAAAGATCAAAGTAGTTTAAATCTTTTGATTAAGATAAATGAAAGTATACAAATGCCAAACTCATCCAACAGCGCGAAACGCAAGTTGGTTTACAACTTGGATGGTGCAAAACCTTGTGTTGAGGTTAAAAATGGTGGACATTTATCTTCGGTAAGTGGTAAGAATATAGCGTTGCTTGGAGAGGTTGGATTAAGCGCGAATCGCGTAGTTTTGGAAGGTGGTGCTGTACTTGGTCCGATTTTTACTGCAGATTGGTCCATTCATTTGAGTTATATAACGAAAGGGAGTGGACGTGTTGTAATTGTGGGACTGTTTGGTAAGGTTGTGTTGGATACTAAAGTGGAAGAAGGTGAACTTTTTTTTGTACCAAAATTCTTTCCATTTGTTGTGGAAGCTGATGAAGGAGGAATCGAATTCTTTTCCCTGAAAACATCGTCAAA gCAAACATATGGAGAATTATCAAGTGggaaaaaatcaatttgggAAGCAGCATCTCCATCGATTTTAGAGGCTTCTCTTAATATGACTCCAGATTTGATCAAGTCATTCAAGTCTAAGATTGCTAAGGGTGCCGTGATTGCCCCACCTTCAACTATTTAA
- the LOC125877238 gene encoding 11S globulin seed storage protein 2-like isoform X3 — MDLILSSKKADKTIVEVEGVGGYYTWSSSQFAVLSQKKIAAGLLVLQHRGFALPHYADSSKIAYVCEGECIAGLISPEDSKEEVIKIQKGDALPITVGTVSWWCNAGDTKLKIIFLGESSEDYTPGEFCYFFLTSAAGILNGFSNELIAKTFHMTQTESEKLVKDQSGLNIIIKVNEGIQIPNASSSAKRKFVYNLDGAKPCVEVKNGGNLSSVSLKNIPLLGEIGLSANRVVLECGAVLGPIFTPDSSIYLSYITKGSGRVVIVGLFGKVVLDTKVEEGDLFFVPKFFPFVVEADEGGIEFVSMKTSSKEVYGKLSGGKKSVWEAASPSILEASLNMTPDLIKSFESKIAKGAVIAPPSNV; from the exons aTGGATTTAATATTATCATCGAAAAAAGCCGATAAAACAATAGTGGAAGTTGAAGGAGTTGGTGGATACTACACTTGGTCAAGTAGCCAATTTGCTGTTCTTAGCCAGAAAAAAATTGCTGCTGGTTTATTAGTTCTTCAGCATCGTGGCTTTGCTTTACCTCACTATGCTGATTCCTCTAAAATCGCTTATGTTTGTGAAG GTGAATGCATTGCTGGACTGATATCACCAGAAGATTCGAAAGAAGAagttataaaaatacaaaaagggGATGCCCTACCAATTACTGTGGGAACAGTGTCATGGTGGTGCAATGCTGGTGACactaaactcaaaataattttcttggGAGAATCATCTGAGGACTATACACCTGGAGAATTCtgttatttctttttaactAGTGCCGCTGGTATACTAAATGGATTTTCTAATGAATTAATTGCTAAAACATTTCACATGACCCAAACTGAATCTGAAAAACTTGTGAAAGATCAAAGTggtttaaatattataattaaggTAAATGAAGGTATACAAATTCCAAATGCGTCCAGCAGCGCGAAACGCAAGTTTGTTTACAACTTGGATGGTGCAAAACCTTGTGTTGAGGTTAAAAATGGTGGAAATTTATCTTCGGTAAGTCTTAAGAATATACCGTTGCTTGGAGAGATTGGATTAAGCGCGAATCGCGTAGTTTTGGAATGTGGTGCTGTACTTGGTCCGATTTTTACACCTGATTCGTCTATTTATTTGAGTTATATTACGAAAGGGAGTGGACGTGTTGTAATTGTGGGACTGTTTGGTAAGGTTGTGTTGGACACTAAAGTAGAGGAAGGTGACTTGTTTTTTGTACCAAAATTCTTTCCGTTTGTTGTGGAAGCTGATGAAGGAGGAATTGAGTTCGTCTCCATGAAAACTTCGTCCAA GGAAGTATATGGAAAATTATCAGGTGGGAAAAAATCAGTTTGGGAAGCAGCATCTCCATCAATTTTAGAGGCCTCTCTGAATATGACTCCGGATTTGATCAAGTCTTTCGAGTCCAAGATTGCTAAGGGTGCCGTCATTGCCCCACCTTCAAATGTTTAA
- the LOC125877238 gene encoding cocosin 1-like isoform X4 has protein sequence MDLILSSKKADKTIVEVEGVGGYYTWSSSQFAVLSQKKIAAGLLVLQHRGFALPHYADSSKIAYVCEGECTAGLISPEDSKEEVVKIQKGDTLPVTVGTVSWWYNAGDTKLTIIFLGESSEDYTPGEYCYFFLTSAAGMLNGFSNELIAKCFHMNKTESEKLMKDQSSLNLLIKINESIQMPNSSNSAKRKLVYNLDGAKPCVEVKNGGHLSSVSGKNIALLGEIGLSANRVVLECGAVLGPIFTPDSSIYLSYITKGSGRVVIVGLFGKVVLDTKVEEGDLFFVPKFFPFVVEADEGGIEFVSMKTSSK, from the exons aTGGATTTAATATTATCATCGAAAAAAGCCGATAAAACAATAGTGGAAGTTGAAGGAGTTGGTGGATACTACACTTGGTCAAGTAGCCAATTTGCTGTTCTTAGCCAGAAAAAAATTGCTGCTGGTTTATTAGTTCTTCAGCATCGTGGCTTTGCTTTACCTCACTATGCTGATTCCTCTAAAATCGCTTATGTTTGTGAAG GTGAATGCACTGCTGGACTGATCTCACCAGAAGATTCAAAAGAAGAAGTAGTTAAAATACAAAAAGGGGATACCCTACCAGTTACTGTGGGAACAGTATCATGGTGGTACAATGCTGGTGACACTAAACTCACTATAATTTTCTTGGGAGAATCGTCTGAGGATTATACACCTGGAGAatattgttatttctttttaactAGTGCAGCTGGTATGCTTAACGGATTCTCTAATGAATTAATTGCTAAATGTTTTCACATGAACAAAACTGAATCTGAAAAACTTATGAAAGATCAAAGTAGTTTAAATCTTTTGATTAAGATAAATGAAAGTATACAAATGCCAAACTCATCCAACAGCGCGAAACGCAAGTTGGTTTACAACTTGGATGGTGCAAAACCTTGTGTTGAGGTTAAAAATGGTGGACATTTATCTTCGGTAAGTGGTAAGAATATAGCGTTGCTTGGAGAG ATTGGATTAAGCGCGAATCGCGTAGTTTTGGAATGTGGTGCTGTACTTGGTCCGATTTTTACACCTGATTCGTCTATTTATTTGAGTTATATTACGAAAGGGAGTGGACGTGTTGTAATTGTGGGACTGTTTGGTAAGGTTGTGTTGGACACTAAAGTAGAGGAAGGTGACTTGTTTTTTGTACCAAAATTCTTTCCGTTTGTTGTGGAAGCTGATGAAGGAGGAATTGAGTTCGTCTCCATGAAAACTTCGTCCAAGTAA
- the LOC125877238 gene encoding 11S globulin seed storage protein Ana o 2.0101-like isoform X1 encodes MDLILSSKKADKTIVEVEGVGGYYTWSSTQFPVLSQKKIAGGLLVLQPRGFALPHYADSSKIGYVCEGECIAGLISPEDSKEEVIKIQKGDALPITVGTVSWWCNAGDTKLKIIFLGESSEDYTPGEFCYFFLTSAAGILNGFSNELIAKTFHMTQTESEKLVKDQSGLNIIIKVNEGIQIPNASSSAKRKFVYNLDGAKPCVEVKNGGNLSSVSLKNIPLLGEIGLSANRVVLECGAVLGPIFTPDSSIYLSYITKGSGRVVIVGLFGKVVLDTKVEEGDLFFVPKFFPFVVEADEGGIEFVSMKTSSKEVYGKLSGGKKSVWEAASPSILEASLNMTPDLIKSFESKIAKGAVIAPPSNV; translated from the exons aTGGATTTGATATTGTCATCGAAAAAAGCCGATAAAACTATAGTGGAAGTTGAAGGAGTTGGTGGATACTACACTTGGTCCAGTACCCAATTCCCTGTTCTTAGCCAGAAAAAAATTGCTGGTGGATTGTTAGTTCTTCAGCCTCGTGGCTTTGCTTTACCTCACTATGCTGATTCCTCTAAAATTGGTTATGTTTGTGAAG GTGAATGCATTGCTGGACTGATATCACCAGAAGATTCGAAAGAAGAagttataaaaatacaaaaagggGATGCCCTACCAATTACTGTGGGAACAGTGTCATGGTGGTGCAATGCTGGTGACactaaactcaaaataattttcttggGAGAATCATCTGAGGACTATACACCTGGAGAATTCtgttatttctttttaactAGTGCCGCTGGTATACTAAATGGATTTTCTAATGAATTAATTGCTAAAACATTTCACATGACCCAAACTGAATCTGAAAAACTTGTGAAAGATCAAAGTggtttaaatattataattaaggTAAATGAAGGTATACAAATTCCAAATGCGTCCAGCAGCGCGAAACGCAAGTTTGTTTACAACTTGGATGGTGCAAAACCTTGTGTTGAGGTTAAAAATGGTGGAAATTTATCTTCGGTAAGTCTTAAGAATATACCGTTGCTTGGAGAGATTGGATTAAGCGCGAATCGCGTAGTTTTGGAATGTGGTGCTGTACTTGGTCCGATTTTTACACCTGATTCGTCTATTTATTTGAGTTATATTACGAAAGGGAGTGGACGTGTTGTAATTGTGGGACTGTTTGGTAAGGTTGTGTTGGACACTAAAGTAGAGGAAGGTGACTTGTTTTTTGTACCAAAATTCTTTCCGTTTGTTGTGGAAGCTGATGAAGGAGGAATTGAGTTCGTCTCCATGAAAACTTCGTCCAA GGAAGTATATGGAAAATTATCAGGTGGGAAAAAATCAGTTTGGGAAGCAGCATCTCCATCAATTTTAGAGGCCTCTCTGAATATGACTCCGGATTTGATCAAGTCTTTCGAGTCCAAGATTGCTAAGGGTGCCGTCATTGCCCCACCTTCAAATGTTTAA